The Sorangiineae bacterium MSr11954 DNA segment GTGGCCGAGCGCTGGGGGTACGCGGCGGGCGATCGCTTGCCGGTCCTGGGCGCGCCGTATCACTCCGCGGGGCTGATGGTCGGCCTGATCATGCCGATTTACATGGGCGCGTGCGGTGTGTTCATGGCCCGCGGCGCGGGGGCGCGCGCGCACGAAATGCTGAGCGTGGAGCAGCCCGCGGCGTGGCTGCGTTACTTGTCCGAGTCGCAGTGCACGCACTTGGCGTGCGGCGATGGCCTCTTGCGCGCGCTCGTGCAGCCGCGCCCGAATCCCGACGTCGAGGACCTGCGGTATCCGGCGTTGAGGGCCATCATCATCGGCGGCGAGCCCCTGGCGCGCAGCACCTACGAGCTGGTCGAGCGCCACTTCGAGCCGCGCGCCTCCCGCGACTTTTGCATCTTCACGGCGTACGGCATGACGGAGGCCGCGGGCCTCATCGCGACCTCGACCAAGCGGCGGCCCACGCAGCTGCAGCTGCAGATCTCGGAGCTCGATCGCGGCCGGGTGAAGCTGGCAGGGCGCCTGGACAACGACATCGCCGTGATCAGCTGCGGCACCCCCAGCCATGGCGTCACCGTGCGCGTGGTCGACGAGCATGGAAAGTCGCTGCCGGACAAGACCCTCGGGCGGGTCGAGTTCCAGAGCGACTCCCTGTTCGATGGGTACGTGACCGATCCCAAGGACGCATTTTCGCGCGAGCTCGGGCCCGTCGATGGATCGTCCGGCGCGTCGGGCGCTCCGTTCTTTCCAACGGGGGATATCGGCTTTCTGAAGGATGGCGAAATCTTCATTCGCGGCCGCGTGAAGGAGGCGGTGCCCATCGGCTGCGCGCTGGTGCCTGCGGAGCGCATCGAGTCGGTGATGCGGTGCGCGTGCGGTCCGCGCGCGGGCGAGCACAATGTCGCCACCCGCCCGCTCGAGCACCCCGAGCCGTGCGGCGCGCAGCCCGCGGTGGAGCTCCTGGCGCTGCAAGAGCTGGCGGGCGACGGCGGCGAGCCGGCCTCGTGGGACAAGGTGGCGCGCGCGATGGCCGAGGCGCTCTTCGGCGTGTTCCCGCTCGCGACGGTGCGGGTCGTTCTCGTGGCTTCCGGAGCGCTCCCGCGGCTGCGGACCAGCGCCAAGAAGGTGCGCATTCCGGCGGCGGCGGCGCTCGAGCGCGGCGAGCTCCCCGCGCTGTTCGATCGCGTGTTCGCGCGCGAGGCGACGGCGATCACGCGCCAGACGGTGGCGCGGTCTCCGAACCAAGTGGACATCGCGTGGAGCGCGGCGGATCTCGAGGCCGACCGGCGCTGGCTCTTCGAGCTCACCGCGCGCGAGCACGACGCGCTCGCGAACTGCTTGGCGGCGCGAAGCAGCGCGGCGGAGCTCCTCTCGAGCATCGATCGGCGCATCGAGCGCGCGCTGCTGGAGACGCGCGACGGGGTGGGCTTCGCGGTGCTCCGCGGGTTCCCGGTCGAGGCCTCGGTGGTGGATCTCGAGCACATGCTGGGCGCCGTCGGCTCCGCGCTCGGCCGGCTCATGCCGCAGAACGAGGCGGGCGAGCGATTGACCCACGTGTGCCACCGCGCGCAGCCTGGCGCCCGCGGCTACCTCTCCAACGAGGCGCTGGACTTCCACAGCGACACCGCCGACATGCTGGCGCTGTTCTGCGTGCGGAACGCCCGCTGCGGCGGGGAGACGGCGCTCGTCAGCTCCCTGCGCATCTTCAACGAGCTCGCGGCCTCGAACGCGCCCGACGTGCGCGAGGCCATGGAGGTTCTGCGCCAAGGTTTCGTGTACGCGTACCCCGATCAAGCGGGACAAGGCGGGCAAGCGGGGCAAACGGGACAAGCCGGCGACCCGCCGTTTGCGGCGTCCGATGCCCTACCCGAGCGCATCCCCGTCTTCAGCGACTGCAGCGGCCGCGTGAGCTGCCGCTACTTGCGGGCGTTCATCGAGCTCGCCGAGCAGCGCTTTGGCGTTCGCCTCTCGGAGCGCGAACGGCGGGCGCTCGACCGCTTCGATCAGGTGGCGGCCCATTCGGATCTTCAACTGCGTTTGCGGTTGGAGCCCGGCGATATCCTTCTCGTGAACAATTACACGGTTCTCCATTCGCGAACCGCGTTCGATGATCCCGGGGCCGAGAGCGGAAAGCGTTTGCTCCTGCGATTGTGGATCAACGTCCCGTCGTTCCGCCCGATTGTCCCGGCCCTGAAAAAGCTTTCGGAGCGCTTTCAAAAGCAGCCCAACCAGGTGGTTGGTGGGTCGTTCCGGGTCGCAGAAGTGAATACCCACTTTCGCTGAAGGATGGATAAAAAAACGGCGCGTGCCGCTTCCTCGTCGAAGCACGCGCCGTCTCCGATTCAGCGGCTAGACGGCAATGGCGCCCTTGGGAATGCGCTCGGCCGTGATGCTGGTCGCGAGGCGCACCCAGGTACCGTCGGAGAGCTGCAGGCGTTCCCACAGGAGGTAGCCGGGTTCGACTTGATACCGCCCCAAGGACTGGCCTTCCGTTTTGAGCACGATGGGTTTTTCCAGCGCGTGCCGGTGGGCAAATGAGAGAAAACGTCGCTCGGCCTCCACGATATCGGTGGGCGCATCTTGGAGGAGCGGGCGGTTGAACATGTCGTGTCGGTCGGTGCCCCACTCGGTGTAGCGGGCTGGCGAGGCAATCAACAATTTGTGCGTGATATCGCAAATGGCGTGGACGCGCTCATTCGAGCTCTCGACCAAACGCGCCAGCCATGTATCCCGTACGGCGCTGGGCTTGGCGCCGAGTATTTCGATGATTTGCCCGTGCTGCTCGGCGCTCGGTGCCGCCGTTCCGTTCTCCCACTTGGAAACTGCGCTTTGCGAAACACGGAAGAGCTGCGCCAAGTGCGCCTGTTTCATCCCCCGCAAGATACGAAAGCGACGGAGCATGTCGCTGAGTTGAAATGGATCCTCGTCAAGCATCGTCATCGGCTCGACCCCTCGGGTTTTTTGCCCCCCCTGTCGTACGGATGGACGGAGTATCCGTTCCTGGCACAAATACCGAGTTCGGCAAGTCCGTAGTTGAAATAGTGGGGCGATTTAAATGGAAAGGATGTCCGTCAAACGGAAGCTCGTCCGCAGCGCATCGAGATGGATGTTTGATGTCATCTCGTCATCTGCATGGTCGGCGGTTCGTCTTTTATAGATAGAGAGAGGCACACGCACACGGCATTGGGGGAGCGCAACGTCATCGCGGGCGGTCTCTCATGCACCCTAAACCATCTTGCGCGCGCAGGTCTTCCTGGAGTTGCCCGGTTTGTTCCAGGTTTCTTCTTCGTTTCTTCCCGGTCGTGTCCTGTTCGGGCCCTGATCGCACCTGGTTCCTTTCGTTCTCGCTCGGCCGCGACGGATGGGGGCGCGGCATGACTTCGAGTGCACTCTCGGCGCGAGGTGCACGTAGGCGTGCGTGGGAAGGAGCGGGGCGTATGGACAGAGAGCACCTCGTCGCTTAACTTGTACGCTTGTGAGCGATCGCAAACGCGCGGGTGTGGAGCTCTTGCAACAAATCGCCAAACTCGACGTTCAGATTTTGGCAGCGCTCGATCATCGAGCTCGGCTTTCCCGCAAGCTGCGGGAGATTCGGGCCGACGAGGTCCCGCAGCTTCGGAGCGAGCGGGAGAGCCTTCAGGAGCTGGTGGCGCACGGGCACGGCGACATGCCCGCCGAGAGCGTCGAGGCCATCTTTCGGGAGATCTTCTCGGCGTGCTTGGCCCTCGAGCTCCCGGTCAAGGTCGTGTACGCCGGCCCCGAGTCCAGCCCTGCGCACGGCGCCGCGCGCGCGCGCTTTGGAAAGACGGCCGACTTGGTCGCCGTCGAAGGAACGGCGGCCGCCCTCGACGAGGTCACCCGCCGGCGCGCCGAGTTTGCCGTGGTGCCCATGGAGACCAAGCTCGAGGGGGTCGTGCAGGCCACGGTGCTGGCCTTGCTCGCCACCGACTTGAAGATCGTGTCCGCCGTGGAATCACCCAAGGACGAGACGAGCGAGCGTGTTCGCTATGCCGTGGTGGGCCGGCGCCCATCGAGCCGGACGGGCGAGGACGTGACCGCGCTCGTCTTCAACGTGTCCGACACACCGGGGGCGCTGCTGGAGGTGCTCCGGCAATTTGCCGAGCGCGGGGTCAACCTCTTACGCATCCAGTCCCAGCCGGCCCCGGGCTACCGCTCCTCCACGTCCACGGTAGGGGCGCCCCCGGCAACGGCCGGCGCCGCCGGATCGCAGGGCGGATCGGGGTGGGACTACCTCTTTTTCGTCGAGGTCGCGGGCCACACCACGGACCGTCCGCTGGTGACGGCGTTCGAGGAGGCCAGGCGCCTGACGAAGTTTTTCAAGGTCCTCGGCTCTTATTCAGTATGAAGGACGTATGAACCGAGTCTTCGAGGTAGACGACGACCGCAAGGTCGGAGTGAACGTCCTGCTTTCGGTCTTTTCGCGCTTGTCACGCTTGTCACGCTTGTCACGCTTGTCACGTTCGGCACGGTTGCCGCATCTGCTGCTTTGCTCGGCGCTTGCGCTGGGCCCGTCCTTGCTCCCGGCCTGTGGAGGCGCGTCGCAGGACAGCGTGACCGCGCGCTCGGCGTCCGATATGACGGCCGAGCAGATCGACGCCGATCCCATCGCGCTGCTCCCGGCGTCGCCCATCGCGGTCACCAACGTGGACGCACGGGCCTTTTACGCGAGCGGCACCTTGGGGCCGCAGATCGGGCGGCTGACGGAGCGGCTCATTCCCATCGGCGAGGAGGCGGGTTTCCGCGCCTCGCGCGACGTCGATCGCGTCTTGGTCGGCAGCTACAGCATGCAAGGGGTCGACGTGGCGGCGGTCGTGGTCGGCCGCTTCGACGAGAAGAAGATCGCGGAGCTCGCGCGCAAGCACACAGCGTCGAGCGGCGCGGGCGGCGCAGGTGGAGCGGGCGGCGCCGTCGGGCAGCCGCAGGGCGCGGGCGGGCAGCTGGTGGAGTCGACGTACGCGGGGCGCACGATCTTTACGTTGAACAACGTGGGCATCTGCGTTCTGACCGCGCGCACGGTGCTGGCGGGGACCGAGACGGGCATCCGCCGGGCGCTGGATCGCATCAAGGAGGGCAGGGCGAAGCGGGCAATCCCCGACTGGATGCTCGCCACCTTGGAGACGCCGGGGGCAGCCACCGCCCTGGCGGCCGATCTGTCGACGCAGAACTTGGCGAACGTGAGCGCGGGCGCGTTGAAGCTCGATTGGCTCCGCGGGCTGCAGAAGGTGCGGATCCTGGGGAACTTCAAGGAGCCGGGCATGGAGGTCTCGGGAAACCTCACCTACGACACCCCGGAGGGAGCCCAGACGGGGGCGCGCGGCATCGAGAGCGCCAACCGCCTGGCCAATGTGCTGGCGGTCACCGGCCTGGTTCCTCGGATTCAAAACCTCGACATCCAGGTGGCGAGCGCGAGCGTGCAATGGAAGTTCGGGGTGGATGACCAAGCCTTGCGCAATTTGCTGGGCGCCGTGGAGAAGTACGCGTTTTAAGGTGCGGTCGCGCTCTCCGCGGGGCGCGAGAGTCGAGCTCTCTCCGCAATGCGCCCGGACCGGATACCTCGCGGGAGGCTTGCGCGCGGGCGGCGGGCGGCTCACTGTTCCAAGATGGCGTTCGGAAATTCTCCTGGGGGTGGCCTCCAGCGCGCGGCCCGCGTCCTGGCCACGGCGGATGCGGTCGCGCACGCGGCGTTGTTTACGCTCTTCGTGTGGCGGACCATCACGGGGTCGGGGTTCCGCCTCGTTCAGAGCATTTTCGCGCTGCTCGCCGGGTTGGGGTTTGGCGCGGGGTTCGTGGGAAGCATGCTGATCCGCTACGGCGGCCGCACGAAAGCCCGCACCTTGGGTCTTTATTGCATTGCGGCGTCGACGGCGCTCGCCGGAGCCCTGCTGGTGATGGCAAATTGGTCGGGTGACTGACCTTACGATCCATCCCATTGGTGAACGCGCGCTGACCGGCAGTGTCCCGGTCCCCTCGGACAAGAGCATCGGCCATCGGGCGCTCTTGTTTTCCGCCCTCTGCAACGGCAAGAGCCGCGTGTCGGGCTTTTCCTTCTCCGCCGACAACGTCTCCACGGCCGACGCGCTGCGCGCCATGGGCGTGCGCATCGAGACCACCGGCAAGAGCGAGCTGACGGTCGAGGGCGTCGGCCTCCACGGCCTGCGCGCCCCCGACAAGGTGCTCGACTGCGGCAACTCGGGCACCACCATGCGCCTGATCACCGGCATCCTCGCGGCCCAGCCGTTCGCCTCCAAGCTGGTGGGCGATCACTCGCTGATGAAGCGCCCCATGATGCGGATCGTCGGTCCTCTGCGGGCGCGCGGCGCGCGCATCGAGGGCGCGCCGCACCCCACCCGCGCGAACGACATCACCGCGCCGCTCGAAATCGCCGGGCTCCGCGAGGACGAGTACCTCGGCCCGCTCGAATACGAGAGCCCCGTGTCGAGCGCGCAGATCAAGAGCGCCATTTTGCTCTCGGGCCTCTTTGCGCACGGCGCCACGCACTTCAAGGAGCCGAGCTTGTCGCGCGACCACACCGAGCGCCTGCTCTCGGCCCTGGGGGTCCCGCTTCGCACGGTGGGGACCATGGTGGAGCTCGACCCCGCGGGGTGGGGCGGGCAGATGCCGGCGCTCGACATCGAGATCGTGGGCGATATTTCGGCCGCCGCCTTCTTGCTCGTGGCCGCGCAGATCGTCCCGGGCTCGCGCGTGGTGACGCGGGCCGTGGGCACCAACCCGACCCGCACGGGCCTGCTCGAAATCCTGCGCGACATGGGGGCGGGGATCTCGGTGGAGGCGCAAGGCGAGCGCGCGGGCGAGCCCATCGCCGACATCCACGCGTGGACGCAGCCCCTGCGCGCCGGGAGCATCGGCGGCGAGACGGTGGCGCGCGCCATCGACGAGATCCCCATCGCCTGTGCCCTGGCGGCGCGCGCCTCGGGGACCACCACCATCCGCGACGCCGAGGAGCTTCGCGTGAAGGAGAGCGACCGCATCGCCACCATGGCCACGGTGCTGCGCGCGTTCGGGGTGCGCTGCGAGGAGCTCCCCGACGGCCTGACCATCGAAGGAAAAGAGGGCCCTCTCGAGCCGGCCGACATCGACAGCCGCGGCGATCATCGCATCGCCATGACCGCCACCGTCCTTGGTTTGCTGGGCCGCGCGCCCACCAAGGTGCGGGACGTCGACTGCATTTCGACCAGCTTTCCGCGCTTCGTGGGCACGCTCCGAGGCCTCGGGGCGACCTTGGACGTGACATGACGGCGCGCAACCCAGGCGACGGGTGCTAGGGTCGGGGTATGTCTTTGCGGGTACGGCCCATCGTTGCCATTGACGGTCCGGCGGGGGCGGGGAAGAGCAGCGTGGCGCGGCGGCTGGCGGAGCGGCTCGGTTTCGTGCTGGTGGACACCGGCGCCCTCTACCGAACCGTGGCGCTCGCCGCCGAGCGCGCGGCGGTCCCGTTCGACGATGGGGAAGCGCTCGCGCAGCTGGCGCGTTCGTTGGTGGAGAGCAATGCCATCGTCTTCGAGCGCTCCTCCGGCGGGCCCAAGGTGAAACTCTTCGGCGAAGATGTCTCCGACGCCATCCGCACCCCCGAGATGGGCCTGGGTGCCAGCACCGTATCCGCCCACGGCGGGGTGCGCGCCGCGCTGCTCGATCTGCAGCGGCAAATGGGCGCATCGGGCGGCGTGGTGCTCGAGGGCCGCGACATCGGCACCGTGGTCTTCCCGGATGCCGAGGTGAAATTCTTCCTCACCGCCTCCCCCGAAATCCGCGCCGGCCGGCGCTACAAAGAGCTCACGGACAAGGGGCAAGTCGTGACCTTCGAGCGCATCCTCGAAGAGGTCAAACAACGCGACGCCAACGATATGAACCGCGCCCACGCCCCCCTCCGGCAGGCGGAGACCGCGATCCTCATCGACTCCTCCGGCTCCACCGTCGACATCACCGTCTCCAAAATGGCCGCCATCGTCCTGGCCAAAATCGCCGCCCCATGACCCCCCGTCCGGCCAGCCCGAAGACGGGTACCGCCGTCCGCTCCCTCTTCCCCACGAAACCACGCACCGCCCTCGTTCGAGCTGCCGCGCTTTCTGCTCTTTCTGCTCTTTCCGCTCTTTCGGCGTTCTTCACCCTCTCCCTTGGCGCCTGCGCCTCCAACCCCCCCGAGGCCCACCTCGCCGCGTGCGCCCCCGACGATACGAATTGGGTCCGCGACATCGTCGACCCCTCGCACGATCTGACGGTCGCGCTCCTACCCAACACGCTGACGCACGATCCCATCTACGGACCTCTGGTGCGCAAGGCGAGCCGGATGGCCGCCGGCGAGAGCCGCGCCTCGTATTTGGGGAGCACCACCTTGCAGGCCATCCAACAATCCGAGGAGCTGCTCTTGGCGGTGCGCTCCTCGAAGCCGCTCGATGCGGTGCTCATCGTATCGGGCGTGCCCGCGAGCATCGACGTCGAGAAGGTCCTGGACGA contains these protein-coding regions:
- the aroA gene encoding 3-phosphoshikimate 1-carboxyvinyltransferase, with the protein product MTDLTIHPIGERALTGSVPVPSDKSIGHRALLFSALCNGKSRVSGFSFSADNVSTADALRAMGVRIETTGKSELTVEGVGLHGLRAPDKVLDCGNSGTTMRLITGILAAQPFASKLVGDHSLMKRPMMRIVGPLRARGARIEGAPHPTRANDITAPLEIAGLREDEYLGPLEYESPVSSAQIKSAILLSGLFAHGATHFKEPSLSRDHTERLLSALGVPLRTVGTMVELDPAGWGGQMPALDIEIVGDISAAAFLLVAAQIVPGSRVVTRAVGTNPTRTGLLEILRDMGAGISVEAQGERAGEPIADIHAWTQPLRAGSIGGETVARAIDEIPIACALAARASGTTTIRDAEELRVKESDRIATMATVLRAFGVRCEELPDGLTIEGKEGPLEPADIDSRGDHRIAMTATVLGLLGRAPTKVRDVDCISTSFPRFVGTLRGLGATLDVT
- a CDS encoding helix-turn-helix transcriptional regulator; the protein is MTMLDEDPFQLSDMLRRFRILRGMKQAHLAQLFRVSQSAVSKWENGTAAPSAEQHGQIIEILGAKPSAVRDTWLARLVESSNERVHAICDITHKLLIASPARYTEWGTDRHDMFNRPLLQDAPTDIVEAERRFLSFAHRHALEKPIVLKTEGQSLGRYQVEPGYLLWERLQLSDGTWVRLATSITAERIPKGAIAV
- the cmk gene encoding (d)CMP kinase, coding for MSLRVRPIVAIDGPAGAGKSSVARRLAERLGFVLVDTGALYRTVALAAERAAVPFDDGEALAQLARSLVESNAIVFERSSGGPKVKLFGEDVSDAIRTPEMGLGASTVSAHGGVRAALLDLQRQMGASGGVVLEGRDIGTVVFPDAEVKFFLTASPEIRAGRRYKELTDKGQVVTFERILEEVKQRDANDMNRAHAPLRQAETAILIDSSGSTVDITVSKMAAIVLAKIAAP
- a CDS encoding chorismate mutase, giving the protein MSDRKRAGVELLQQIAKLDVQILAALDHRARLSRKLREIRADEVPQLRSERESLQELVAHGHGDMPAESVEAIFREIFSACLALELPVKVVYAGPESSPAHGAARARFGKTADLVAVEGTAAALDEVTRRRAEFAVVPMETKLEGVVQATVLALLATDLKIVSAVESPKDETSERVRYAVVGRRPSSRTGEDVTALVFNVSDTPGALLEVLRQFAERGVNLLRIQSQPAPGYRSSTSTVGAPPATAGAAGSQGGSGWDYLFFVEVAGHTTDRPLVTAFEEARRLTKFFKVLGSYSV
- a CDS encoding AMP-binding protein, with amino-acid sequence MSAHLERGLADLCQRVVEHTAHDPHQPVFVPFAVSGEAAVPLSREALCQRALVLAAAFVRRGLDASRVALAVNAGPEAACLYLACQFAGIAPAMVPVPAQPHEVRDFATIVAPLVAAFEPEVVLFDGATFELLRDAGQLDVWRGAARAAAYTEGELAEARDAGDALEHPVERPLEAPQHFLFTSGTTGRSKVVRLSRAAVAFNSLYVAERWGYAAGDRLPVLGAPYHSAGLMVGLIMPIYMGACGVFMARGAGARAHEMLSVEQPAAWLRYLSESQCTHLACGDGLLRALVQPRPNPDVEDLRYPALRAIIIGGEPLARSTYELVERHFEPRASRDFCIFTAYGMTEAAGLIATSTKRRPTQLQLQISELDRGRVKLAGRLDNDIAVISCGTPSHGVTVRVVDEHGKSLPDKTLGRVEFQSDSLFDGYVTDPKDAFSRELGPVDGSSGASGAPFFPTGDIGFLKDGEIFIRGRVKEAVPIGCALVPAERIESVMRCACGPRAGEHNVATRPLEHPEPCGAQPAVELLALQELAGDGGEPASWDKVARAMAEALFGVFPLATVRVVLVASGALPRLRTSAKKVRIPAAAALERGELPALFDRVFAREATAITRQTVARSPNQVDIAWSAADLEADRRWLFELTAREHDALANCLAARSSAAELLSSIDRRIERALLETRDGVGFAVLRGFPVEASVVDLEHMLGAVGSALGRLMPQNEAGERLTHVCHRAQPGARGYLSNEALDFHSDTADMLALFCVRNARCGGETALVSSLRIFNELAASNAPDVREAMEVLRQGFVYAYPDQAGQGGQAGQTGQAGDPPFAASDALPERIPVFSDCSGRVSCRYLRAFIELAEQRFGVRLSERERRALDRFDQVAAHSDLQLRLRLEPGDILLVNNYTVLHSRTAFDDPGAESGKRLLLRLWINVPSFRPIVPALKKLSERFQKQPNQVVGGSFRVAEVNTHFR